Proteins encoded in a region of the Salmo trutta unplaced genomic scaffold, fSalTru1.1, whole genome shotgun sequence genome:
- the LOC115190617 gene encoding galectin-2-like: protein MAKPMELELKNVKLRAGDQLKVEGRILHEAKGFQIELGCDEDHLALHFNPRFKDDTDGAVLVCNSKMDGCWGHEEREKHSDLQRDSTVKIVLKLTGDVFEVEMPNGHVIKFPNRHVLEVITYVRIRGDLKLTAFKIY, encoded by the exons ATGGCAAAGCCAATG GAACTTGAGCTGAAGAATGTGAAGCTGAGAGCTGGAGACCAGTTGAAAGTGGAGGGGAGGATTCTGCATGAGGCGAAGGG GTTCCAGATAGAACTGGGCTGTGACGAAGATCACCTGGCACTGCACTTCAACCCACGTTTTAAGGATGACACTGACGGCGCTGTGCTTGTGTGCAACTCAAAGATGGACGGCTGCTggggtcatgaggagagagagaaacacagtgacctccaaaGGGATTCTACCGTCAAG ATTGTCCTGAAGCTGACCGGAGATGTGTTTGAAGTGGAGATGCCCAATGGGCATGTGATCAAGTTCCCCAACCGTCACGTCCTGGAAGTCATTACCTACGTTCGTATCAGAGGGGACTTGAAGCTCACCGCCTTTAAGATCTACTAA